The Desulfarculaceae bacterium DNA window AGCCAGAGTGAGCTCTTGGCCCTCAAGGTGGTGGCCGAGGGGCGCGACCCCCGGGAGACCGCCCGCCAGGGCGGCGTTTTGCCCGGCGCGGTGCTGGAGGCCCTGGCCGCCGCGGCCCGGGCGGGCCTGCTGCTCAACCCCCCCTCGCTGCTGCAACGCGAGGCGCCCCAGGCCGGGCCCGCCGCGCCGGATGAGTACCTGTCCAGCGACTGGTTCACCCTGCAATGGCACATCACCCAGGCCTGCGATCTCCGCTGCCCCCACTGCTACGACCGCTCGGACCGCCCGCCGGTCAGCCTGGCGCGGGGGCGAGAGGTCATTGCGCAGATGGCCGCCTTTTGCCGGGAGCGCCGGGTGCGCGGCCAGATCTCCTTCACCGGGGGCAACCCCCTGCTGCACCCCGAGCTGCCCGCGCTCTACCAGGCCGCCGTGGACCAGGGCCTGACCGTGGCCCTGTTGGCCAACCCCTGTGGCCGGGAGCAGCTGGAGAGGCTGTTGGCCATCGCGCCGCCGGCCTTCTTCCAGGTGAGCCTGGAGGGCCTGGCCGAACACAACGACCGGATGCGGGGGCTGGGACATTTCGCGCGCACCCTGAAGTTCCTGGAATTGCTCAAGGAGCTGAACGTCTACTCCATGGTCATGCTCACCCTGAGCCGGGACAACCAGGAGCAGGTGATCCCCCTGGCCCGGCTGTTGGCCGACAAGACGGACCAGTTCAACTTCAACCGCCTGACCCTGGTGGGCGAGGGCGCCTCCTTGGTGATGGCCGGGCAAGGCGGCTTCCGCGACTTCCTGGCCGAGTACGCCGCCGAAGCCGAAAGCCAGCCCCACATGTGTCTGAAGGACAACCTGTTCAACCTGCTGGCCCATGAGCAAGGCGGCCCGCCCGGCGGCGGCTGCACCGGCTACGGCTGCGGCGCGGCCTTCAACTTCCTGGCCCTGCTGCCCGAGGGCGAGGTGCACGCCTGCCGCAAGTTCCCCTCGCCCCTGGGCAACCTCTTCGAAACCCCCCTGTGCGAGCTGTATGACGGCGAGCTCGCCCGGCGCTACCGGGCCGGGCCCAGCGCCTGCGCCCCCTGCTCCCTGCGGGAGGTGTGCGGCGGCTGCCTGGCCGTGGCCCATGGCGCGGGCCGGGACGTTTTCACCGAGCGCGACCCCTTTTGCTGGCTGGCGGAGCCTATCTCCCACTAAACCTATTTATTTTCGACCCCTTCCAACGGCTTGTTTTCACTGGCTTCTATTTCGGACGAAGCCAATCAAGCATAAAAATATCGCTTACTTAGCTGGCGTGGCTCCGCGCGGGGACTTAGAATTACAACAGTAATAGAATTCATTCCCCTAAATGCCGGTTGCCGCCGCACCGCGCCTGGCCACCGGGAAGAGGATGCGCCATGAGTAAGGATGACAAGAGCCAAAAGAGCCAACTTTTGGACCCTAAGGACCTCACCATCTGCGAAACCACCCAAAAGATGCTGGCCAAGGCCCGCGAGGACGGGGTGGAGCTGGCCTTTGACCGCGCCCAGGCCATGAAGGCGTGCCCCATCGGCGAAAAAAGCGCCTGTTGCAAGAACTGCTTCATGGGCCCCTGCCGCCTCAACGCCAAGGACCCCTACGGCAAGGTGGGCGTATGCGGGGCCACCATCGACACCATTCAGTCGCGCAACTTCGGCCGGGCCGTGGCCACCGGCACCGCCTCGCACACCGACCACGGCTTCGAGATGCTCAAGCTGTTCAAGGGCGTGATCACCGGCGAGATCCCGGACTACGAGATCAGCGACCCGGAGAAGCTGTTGCAGGTGGCCGAGGAGCTGGGCATCCGCACCCAGGACCGCGAGTTCCACGACGTGGCCATGGATCTCTGTCATGAGCTGGAAAAGACCTACACCCAGACCGAGGGCGAGATTCCCTTCATCAAGCGGGCTCCGGCCAAGACGGTGGAGACCTGGCGCAACGAGGGCGTGGTGCCCCGGGGGGCCATGCTCGAGATCATGGAGCTGATGAACCGCACCCACATGGGCATGGACCAGGACTACGACAACCTGTCCAAGCAGATCAGCCGCTGTGCCTTGTCCGACGGCTGGGGCGGCTCCATGGTGGCCACCGAGATCGGCGACATACTCTTCGGCACCCCCTACCCCGTGGTGGGCGAGGTGAACATGGGCGTCTTGAAGGCCGACGAGGTGAACGTCATCATCCACGGCCACGAGCCCAACCTCTTCGACTCCATGCTCATGTCGGTCAGTGACCCCGAGATGATCGCCAAGGCCGAGGCCGCCGGCGCCAAGGGCATCAACCTGGTGGGCATGTGCTGCTCCGGCCTGGAGATGCTCTCGCGCAAGGGCATCCCCCACGCGGGCAACTTCATGAGCACCGAGGCGGTGTTGGTCACCGGCGCGGTGGACGCCATGGCCGTGGATGTGCAGTGCATCAAGCAGGGCCTGGCCAAGGTGGCCGACTGCTACGGCACCAAGCTGTTCACCACCAACCCCCGCGCCCACATCGAGGGCGTGATGCACGTGGAGTTCGAGGAGACCTACCCCCGCGAGTGCACCGACACCGTGGTGGACATGGCCATCAAGCGCTTTGCCGAGCGCAGCGCGCCCATCGATATCCCCAAGCGCAAGGACAAGGGCGTGTTCGGCTTCTCCGACGAGTACGTCAACTACATGCTGGGCGGCAGCTTCCGCGGCTCCTACACCCCGCTCAACGACAACATCATCAACGGCCGCATCCGTGGCGTGGCCGGGGTGGTGGGCTGCACCAACCCCCGGGTCAAGCAGGACTGGGTGCACACCGAGCTGGTCAAGGAGCTGATCAAGAACGACATCCTGGTGGTCATGACCGGCTGCGCCCAGATATCGCTGGCCAAGGCCGGGCTGTTGACCCCCGAGGCGGCCCACCTGGCCGGCCCGGGCCTGCAAGAGGTCTGCGAGACGGTGGGCATCCCGCCGGTGTTGGGCCTGGGCGCCTGCGTGGACAACAGCCGCATCCTCACCGCCGTGTGCTCCATGGTCAAGGCGGGCGGCCTGGGCAACTCCATCGCCGATCTGCCCGTGGCCGGCGCGGCCCCGGAGTACATGAGCGAGAAGGCCATCGCCATCGGCCAGTACTTCGTGGCCTCGGGCGTGTACACCATCTTCGGCGTCACCTTCCCCATGATCGAAGGCACCAAGTTCCACGACCTGATGTTCAACGGCCTGGAGGAGCGGGGCATGGGCAAGTGGGACTTCGCGTTGGACCCCCACGACATCGCCACCAAGATGATCACCCACATCGAGAAGAAGCGCCAAGCCCTGGGCCTGGACAAGGGCGACGAGCGCGTGCTGGTGGACATGGCGGACCGCCGTGCCTTAAACGCCGGATAATCCATACCAAAACCACCTCGGCGGGGCCCTGCGGGGCCCCGCTTTCTTTTTGGGCGGCGCGGCCCGGTTTGGGCGCGCGGGCATACTATGCTATATATGCACTAGGGCGTGACGCACCTGGCCCCATAGCATCATCGGCCCGCCAACCCCCAAACGTATTCGGAAGCCATGCTGGACCCATCCCACCCCCAAGCCCTCGACCTGAGCGATTTCGCTACTTATATCAATTCCTGCCAGGAAATGGCCAAGAGCCGCCTCAAGGGCCTGACCACGCTGGAGCGAGTGGCCGAAGCGGAGAACCAGCTCAACGCCTACCCGCGCCTGAAAAGCCTGGAGCCGCCCAAGGACATCTTCGTGATCGACGAGGAGAGCATCGGCCCCAAGGACCTGGGCGCGGCCACCTCGGCCCTGTTGGCGGGCAAGGTGCTCCTGGAGCACACCTGCGCCGGGGAGGCCACCCGTTTGGGGCTGGGCACCAAGTATTTGATCAACCCCCGTTTGGACCTGAACGGCGAGGTGATGCAGCGACTCACCGGCCTGAATTCCTGGCCGGTGGACCCCATGGAGCTGACCTCCATGAGCCTGGGCCGCCGCCACATGCTCCAGCTGGCCTGGGACCTGAGCAACCTGGCCGAGGACAACAAACGCGACCCGGCCAAGGTGTTGCAAAGCCAGACCTTGTTGATCATCGTCAACGAGGCCTCGGTGACCAGCGTGGAGATGGACTTCCACCAGGCCAACTTCTACGGCTTCGATCCGGGCAAGGTCCTGTTCATGGTGCAGAAGTCCTTCCACGGCTTCAGCTTGGGCAAGAAGGGTTGGTTCTACGACATCTCCTCGCCGCTACGCTTGCACAACCACGGCCAGATGCTCTTGCAGTCCACCATGGACAACCAGGTCTACCGCAACGAGGACGGCAACAAGGAGCGCCTGCCCTGGACCACCTTCCGCACCCTCTTGG harbors:
- the sbtM gene encoding selenobiotic family peptide radical SAM maturase, with product MSAEQPYSQDLARLERAWATARAAEPPRHPGGGDWHLNPSLVVEPVAWSGLATLLNGQGGEPAPSEEPVFAAAWKAPDGEAALAELSQSELLALKVVAEGRDPRETARQGGVLPGAVLEALAAAARAGLLLNPPSLLQREAPQAGPAAPDEYLSSDWFTLQWHITQACDLRCPHCYDRSDRPPVSLARGREVIAQMAAFCRERRVRGQISFTGGNPLLHPELPALYQAAVDQGLTVALLANPCGREQLERLLAIAPPAFFQVSLEGLAEHNDRMRGLGHFARTLKFLELLKELNVYSMVMLTLSRDNQEQVIPLARLLADKTDQFNFNRLTLVGEGASLVMAGQGGFRDFLAEYAAEAESQPHMCLKDNLFNLLAHEQGGPPGGGCTGYGCGAAFNFLALLPEGEVHACRKFPSPLGNLFETPLCELYDGELARRYRAGPSACAPCSLREVCGGCLAVAHGAGRDVFTERDPFCWLAEPISH
- the cooS gene encoding anaerobic carbon-monoxide dehydrogenase catalytic subunit, whose protein sequence is MSKDDKSQKSQLLDPKDLTICETTQKMLAKAREDGVELAFDRAQAMKACPIGEKSACCKNCFMGPCRLNAKDPYGKVGVCGATIDTIQSRNFGRAVATGTASHTDHGFEMLKLFKGVITGEIPDYEISDPEKLLQVAEELGIRTQDREFHDVAMDLCHELEKTYTQTEGEIPFIKRAPAKTVETWRNEGVVPRGAMLEIMELMNRTHMGMDQDYDNLSKQISRCALSDGWGGSMVATEIGDILFGTPYPVVGEVNMGVLKADEVNVIIHGHEPNLFDSMLMSVSDPEMIAKAEAAGAKGINLVGMCCSGLEMLSRKGIPHAGNFMSTEAVLVTGAVDAMAVDVQCIKQGLAKVADCYGTKLFTTNPRAHIEGVMHVEFEETYPRECTDTVVDMAIKRFAERSAPIDIPKRKDKGVFGFSDEYVNYMLGGSFRGSYTPLNDNIINGRIRGVAGVVGCTNPRVKQDWVHTELVKELIKNDILVVMTGCAQISLAKAGLLTPEAAHLAGPGLQEVCETVGIPPVLGLGACVDNSRILTAVCSMVKAGGLGNSIADLPVAGAAPEYMSEKAIAIGQYFVASGVYTIFGVTFPMIEGTKFHDLMFNGLEERGMGKWDFALDPHDIATKMITHIEKKRQALGLDKGDERVLVDMADRRALNAG